From a region of the Vidua macroura isolate BioBank_ID:100142 chromosome 3, ASM2450914v1, whole genome shotgun sequence genome:
- the DSTN gene encoding destrin, whose product MASGVQVADEVCRIFYDMKVRKCSTPEEIKKRKKAVIFCLSPDKKCIIVEEGKEILVGDVGVTVTDPFKHFVQMLPEKDCRYALYDASFETKESKKEELMFFLWAPEQAPLKSKMIYASSKDAIKKKFQGIKHECQANGPEDLNRACIAEKLGGSLVVAFEGSPV is encoded by the exons ATG GCCTCCGGAGTACAAGTGGCCGATGAGGTGTGCCGTATCTTCTACGACATGAAAGTGCGGAAGTGCTCCACGCCCGAGGAAAtcaagaagaggaagaaggctGTCATCTTCTGCCTCAGTCCAGACAAAAAGTGCATTATTGTGGAGGAAGGCAAAGAGATTCTGGTGGGAGATGTCGGAGTGACAGTCACCGACCCTTTCAAGCACTTTGTGCAGATGCTTCCTGAGAAGGATTGCCGCTATGCCTTGTATGATGCAAGCTTTGAGACCAAGGAATCCAAAAAAGAAGAGCTGATGTTTTTCTTGTG GGCACCAGAACAAGCACCTCTCAAAAGTAAGATGATCTACGCAAGCTCCAAGGATGCAATCAAAAAGAAGTTTCAAG GCATAAAGCATGAATGCCAAGCAAATGGGCCAGAGGACCTGAACCGAGCTTGCATTGCTGAGAAGCTAGGAGGCTCCCTAGTCGTAGCTTTTGAAGGAAGTCCCGTGTAG